A genome region from Pan troglodytes isolate AG18354 chromosome 3, NHGRI_mPanTro3-v2.0_pri, whole genome shotgun sequence includes the following:
- the LOC112208946 gene encoding large ribosomal subunit protein eL21-like: FAKITNTKGKRRGTRYMFSRPFRKHGVVPLATYMRIYKKGDIVDIKGMGTVQKGMPHKCYHGKTGRVYNVTQHAVGIVVNKQVKGKILAKRINVRIEHIKHSKSRDSFLKRVKENDQKKKEAKEKGTWVQLKRQPAPPREAHFVRTNGKEPELLEPIPYEFMP, translated from the coding sequence TTCGCCAAAATTAcgaacacaaagggaaagaggagaggcacccgatatatgttctctaggccttttagaaaacatggagttgttcctttggccacatatatgcgaatctataagaaaggtgatattgtagacatcaagggaatgggtactgttcaaaaaggaatgccccacaagtgttaccatggcaaaactggaagagtctacaatgttacccagcatgctgttggcattgttgtaaacaaacaagttaagggcaagattcttgccaagagaattaaTGTGCGTATTGAGCACATTAAGCACTCTAAGAGCCGAGATAGCTTCCTGAAACgtgtgaaggaaaatgatcagaaaaagaaagaagccaaagagaaaggtacctGGGTTCAACTAAAGCgccagcctgctccacccagagaagcacactttgtgagaaccaatgggaaggagcctgagctgctggaacctATTCCCTATGAATTCATGCCATaa